DNA from Polaribacter sp. NJDZ03:
AAACCGGAGATGTATTGGTTGTTTATATAGAAGGTATCGAGTATAAAGATGTTTTAACAGAAGCAATTGGTGTTTTTAAAATAGAAAATAAAGTAGATTTCTTTCAAACGTATTTAGACGATAACGAAAGTTTTGATATTGTTGTTCAAAAAGGAATTTCTACAAAAAGAATAGATAAAGGATGTTTGGTTTTAAACACATCAGACGAAGAAGGAACCGTTGTATTATCTGTAGATAATAACAATTACGATGCACAATATTGGGTAAAGAATTTCTTATCTGTAAAACTTGCAGACGATTATAATTCTCATACACAGAACTATTTAGAAATGTGTAAAGAATTCTCTGAAGAAGTAATTCAGCCAGAATTAGGAATGCACGAAAAAGGAAACTTCTTAGCAAGTACAGTAGATTATTTTAAAGAAAATGAAGCAGTAGATTACGCTACTTTTAAAGATGAGGTTTTTGAAGACGAGAAACACAAAGAAAAATTTGACGAGTATAAAAACCACTTCGAAAAGTTAAACGATGTGTTAATTAGAAATAATTTTGATGTTTCTGGAGTTGTTTTAAAGAAAGAGAAAAACAAGCTTAAAACAGAAATTAAGTTAGATACCAACATCAACATAAAACTAGATGTAGATGCACCAGAAGCGGCATCAGAATATTTAGAAAGAGGGTATGATGAAGAAAAGAAAATGAAATTCTATAAAGTATATTTTAACGAAGAGAAGTAATAATAATGAATCCTTTGTCATGCTGAATTTATTTAGCATCTCAACACCCAATAGCCTTTAGACCCTGAAATAAATTCAGGGTGACAGGGCATCTCTTTATATTTTTTCATACAGAATTCGTTTCAGCATCTCACAACATGATTTAAGACTCTAAAATAAATTCAGAGTGATATGTGCCATTTAACCTTTGTCATGCTGAATTTATTTCAGCATCTCAATACCCAATAGCCTTTAGACCCTGAAATAAATTCAGGGTGACAGGCATCCCTTTATATTTTTTCATACAGAATTCGTTTCAGCATCTCACGACATGATTTAAGACTTTAAAATAAATTCAGAGTGATATGTGCCATTTAACCTTTGTCATGCTGAATTTATTTCAGCATCTCAACACCCAATAGCCTTTAGACCCTGAAATAAATTCAGGGTGACAGGGCATCATTTTATATTTTTTCATACAGAATTCGTTTCAGCATCTTTTCAGTTAAGAAAATCTCACATTTTTTTATTAACTTTAGTTTCTAAAATTAAAGTTTATAAATAATGGCCCCACGTACTTACCACAACTATTGGGTATATATTCTCACCAATAAAGAACGAGGAACTTTATACATTGGTGTAACAGGAGGTATTGATGATAGAATGGAGCGACATATTACGGGGAAAGGAAGTAAATTTACAGCAAAGTACAACCTGAAAATGTTAGTTTATTATGAAGAATTTCAATATGTTGAGGATGCAATTGCTAGAGAAAAACAGTTAAAAAATTGGCGGCGTCAATGGAAAATAAATTTAATAGAAGAGGGTAATCCTAGTTGGAATAATTTATGGGCGTCTTTAGATTTATAGGTTATGAATTTTAATGTTAATTACAAATTTTGTCATGCTGAATTTATTTCAGTATCTCATCTTAAGTCTGAGACCCTGAACTAAATTCAGGGTGACACGGTATTACTTAACATTTATCCTGTAGAACTTGTTTTATCATTTCTTTAAAGGTGAAACAAATTTATAGAGATAGCATATTAGTCAATATTTGTCATGCTGAATTTATTTCAGCATCTTGCACGAGTAGCCAAATCCTAAGCCTCAATAAAATCTTCAACTTCAAACAGCGTTTTAAAATGCTTTAAGATTTTAGATTTTACTTCCTCGATATCTACTTTTCTATTTAATTCAGCTTCCATAGAGGTAACTGCTTTTCCCTTAATTCCACACGGAATAATATTATCAAAATAACCCAAATTTACATTTGCATTCAGGGCAAAACCATGCATGGTAACCCAACGAGAAGATCGAATTCCCATTGCGCAAATTTTACGTGCAAACGGAGTGCCAACATCAAGCCAAACACCTGTTTCTCCAGGACTTCTTTCTGCTTTTATACCATATTCTGCAATGGTTAAAATAATAACTTCTTCTAAAAAGCGTAAATATTTATGAATGTCTGTAAAGAAATTTTCTAAATCTAGAATTGGGTATCCAACAATTTGTCCAGGACCGTGATACGTAATATCTCCACCACGATTTATTTTATAAAAAGTAGCTTCTTTTTCAGCCAACTGTCTTTCATTCAATAGTAAGTTACTTAGGTCTCCACTTTTACCTAAAGTGTAAACGTGTGGATGTTCCACAAATAAAAAGTGATTTTTTGTAGGGTATTTGTTCTCATTTCTACGATTATCAATTTTAACGTCAACAATTTCTTGTAATAGTTCAGTTTGATAGTCCCAAGTTTCCTTGTAATCTTTTACAGATAAGTCTTTTAATAGTATGTTTCTGTTCATCATTGCGACTACAAAGATAATTATTTCATTATATTTGATACCGATTTTATATAAATTACTGTTTATGAAAACAAAATTATTATTGTTATTTATTTTTTTGATCTTCTTTTCTTCTATTGAAGTGATAAATGCTCAGACCTTTTTAAAGAAGATTGATAAAAATAGTTTTACCATTCAAGAAGATCAAATGTATTCTAAGAAAAATTTTCCAAAAGCATATAGCTTGGTTTCTATAGATGTAAATAATTTTAATTCTGCTTTAAAATCAAAATCTAGTTCTAAATCTAAACAGAAAACTATACAATTACCGAATGCTAATGGAGGTTTTTCAAGCTTTATAATACGGGAGACTTCAATTTTTGAAACCAAATTAGCACAAAAATATTCAATGATAAAGTCGTATTCTGCTCAAGGAATAGATGATCCTACGGCAGTAGCAAAAATTAGTGTTGGTACAGATGGTTTTCATGCAGTAGTGTATTCTGGCGTAGAAAAAACATTATATATAGATCCTTATTCTAAAGATAAAAAATCTTTAATCGTTTATAAAAGAAGTGATTTAGATGCAGATAATGATAGCTTTACATGTAATGTAGAAGGGTTTGCACGTAGAAGTGTTGCAGAAACAATAAGTTTAAAAAATGCAAATGATGGAAAGTTAAGAACTTTTCGATTAGCCTTAGTTTGTAGTGGAGAGTATGCGCAATTTCATTTAACAAATCAGAATATATCTGTTGCTGCTACAGATGAAGTTAAAAAAGCGGCAGTGCTTTCTGCAATGAATACAACCATGACTAGAGTAAATGGTATTTTTGAAAGAGATTTATCTGTAAGAATGACCATGGTTGGAGATAATGATAAATTGGTTTTCTTAGATGCTGATACAGATAATATTTCAGATACTGATGCTGATACAATGCTTAATCAAGTACAAACTATTTGTGATACTGAAATAGGAAATGCTAATTATGATATTGGACATCTTTTTAACACCGTTGGAGAAGGTTTAGCAGGTGGTGGAGTGGTTTGCACTCCAGGTCAAAAAGCACGTGGTCTATCAGGTAGAAGTCAGCCAATTGGAGATGCTTATGATGTTGATTTTGTAGCCCATGAAATGGGGCATCAATTTGGGGCAAACCATACACAAAGTAATAGCAGTTGTAATAGATTTAATAGTACAGCTGTAGAGCCAGGGAGTGCTTCTACTATAATGGGGTATGCCGGTATTTGTGCACCAAACGTGCAGTCTCAAAGTGATGATTATTTTAATGCAGTTAGTATTGCAGAAATGTGGAATATTATCAGTTCTACTGCAAATTGTGCTGTGTTAACAGATA
Protein-coding regions in this window:
- a CDS encoding nucleoid-associated protein codes for the protein MIRKTKAEITKCILHKVANKFNSGQNVFSEDLIRFDQESYDLMKGFLLKPFGNLTQSYRFTKHEDVRLNEVNKFASEVFTDEESFVEYSKSIVNHLFEQSNSAQIKTGDVLVVYIEGIEYKDVLTEAIGVFKIENKVDFFQTYLDDNESFDIVVQKGISTKRIDKGCLVLNTSDEEGTVVLSVDNNNYDAQYWVKNFLSVKLADDYNSHTQNYLEMCKEFSEEVIQPELGMHEKGNFLASTVDYFKENEAVDYATFKDEVFEDEKHKEKFDEYKNHFEKLNDVLIRNNFDVSGVVLKKEKNKLKTEIKLDTNINIKLDVDAPEAASEYLERGYDEEKKMKFYKVYFNEEK
- a CDS encoding GIY-YIG nuclease family protein — encoded protein: MAPRTYHNYWVYILTNKERGTLYIGVTGGIDDRMERHITGKGSKFTAKYNLKMLVYYEEFQYVEDAIAREKQLKNWRRQWKINLIEEGNPSWNNLWASLDL
- the lipB gene encoding lipoyl(octanoyl) transferase LipB, whose translation is MNRNILLKDLSVKDYKETWDYQTELLQEIVDVKIDNRRNENKYPTKNHFLFVEHPHVYTLGKSGDLSNLLLNERQLAEKEATFYKINRGGDITYHGPGQIVGYPILDLENFFTDIHKYLRFLEEVIILTIAEYGIKAERSPGETGVWLDVGTPFARKICAMGIRSSRWVTMHGFALNANVNLGYFDNIIPCGIKGKAVTSMEAELNRKVDIEEVKSKILKHFKTLFEVEDFIEA